One window from the genome of candidate division TA06 bacterium encodes:
- the tmk gene encoding dTMP kinase, with product MTAKFVEGQELPGKLIAVEGLDGSGKSTQIHLVKRWLELEGYKVFFTEWNSSPLLRQSVKNGKREQLLTPTTFALIHCTDFADRYERQILPLLHAGYIVLADRYIFTAFARDAVRGCDREWVKSLYSYAVHPQVTFFFDVPLDMALARIMSGRPKLKHYEAGMDLGYSPDVIISFKTFQGKMREEYLRMTDEFGFIKIDVGRPPDQLQKEVRSHIQERIDLERYKWKTSR from the coding sequence ATGACGGCTAAATTCGTCGAAGGGCAGGAGCTGCCGGGCAAGCTGATCGCGGTGGAGGGACTGGACGGCTCGGGCAAGTCCACCCAGATCCACCTGGTCAAACGCTGGCTAGAATTGGAGGGATACAAGGTGTTCTTCACCGAATGGAACTCCTCGCCCCTGCTGCGGCAGTCGGTGAAGAACGGCAAGCGGGAGCAGCTGCTGACGCCCACCACCTTTGCCCTGATCCACTGCACAGATTTCGCCGACCGCTACGAGCGCCAGATCCTGCCGCTGCTGCACGCCGGTTACATCGTGCTGGCCGACCGCTACATCTTCACCGCCTTCGCCCGGGATGCGGTGCGAGGCTGCGACCGGGAGTGGGTCAAAAGCCTGTACAGCTATGCGGTCCACCCCCAGGTCACCTTTTTCTTTGATGTGCCGCTGGACATGGCGCTGGCCCGGATAATGTCCGGGCGGCCCAAGCTCAAGCACTACGAGGCCGGAATGGATCTGGGGTATTCGCCCGACGTTATCATAAGCTTCAAGACTTTTCAGGGAAAGATGCGGGAGGAATACCTGCGGATGACAGATGAGTTCGGCTTCATAAAAATAGATGTGGGACGCCCGCCGGACCAGCTGCAAAAAGAAGTGCGGAGCCACATTCAGGAACGGATAGATCTGGAGAGATACAAATGGAAAACATCGCGCTGA